Genomic segment of Veillonella parvula DSM 2008:
AATATAGGCGCCATATTTTCGACCTAATAATAGAGCTGACGTCATAATAACGACATCTCCTACATTGAAATAGCCGCGAATGCCAGGTACTGGGATTTTCGTGTACATGGTAAACAATGTTGCGAGGGCAATCAATACGGCTGTGAGTACTAACGCGGACGTAGTACTGCGGGTTTGAACGTGTTGCATAGCGTCCTCCTTATAAAAAATAGACATGTGACTATATCCATCACATGCCTATACTATAAACCTTTATGGCAACATCTGCAAATAAAAGGAATTAATTATGAATTCTCACCAAATTCTATCGTCATTTACTTTCAAAATAGATGCTCTTCACTAGACTTTAACTTTCTATAGATACCATTTTATTATAAGAATTCCCTCAACGTGACACTGATTGAATAGAAAGGAACTAGTCATGAACATTTTAATCATTTACACCTATCCTAATCATCAGAGTTTTAATAGCACCATTCTGAAAGTAGTCCAACAGAATCTTTCAAAGGATCACAATGTGAACACCTTGGATTTATATGAGGAGCAGTTCGATCCTATATTGCGATTTGATGATACGCACAAACGTCGAGATTTAAGCACTGTGCCGGACATAGAAAAGTATCGCAATTTAATTACTTGGGCAGATCATATCATTTTTATCTACCCAATTTGGTGGGGCGGTATGCCCGCTATGCTCAAAGGCTTTATTGATCGCGTATTTACAGCTGGCTTTGCCTATTCATACGGTAAAAGAGGCCTTATAGGTCATTTACAGGGAAAATCCGCCTGGATTATCACCACCCATAACACCCCCGCCTTTTTGACGCCGTTTATTCAGGACTATGGCAAGGTATTAAAAAATCAGGTTCTGAAATCCTGTGGCATTAAACCTGTTACACATACCCAGTTGGCGGGCACAGAAAACAGTTCGGACGAAAAACGTCGGCGTTTCTTAGACAAAATTGCTAATATCGCCAGAAGTATTTAACATTTCTAGTATACTATGATTTTTTACCAAAGATTACTTGGTTACCAAAATCACAAATAAATTTACATTAAACTGCTTACAGTTTGCTCTAAGTCAAAAACAAGCTGTATACGAAAATCTCCCCAATTACATAGATATTACTCTTCAAATCTCTCTTCTACATTGTAGAGAACCTCGCAGTCACAACCACCACCTTCGTTGACAATCCAGTCTAGTACGCTTTCCACATCTACCTTTTGTTTTTCTAAGAATTCTCTAGTGAAAGTCAAACTATGATCGCAACCATCATTTGTCTCTAATTTCTCATCTACATAGTCAAAGAGATTCCAAAATAGCTCTTCATCCATAGGCAAACTATCTTGAAAACTCTGTTTTTCTTTAGCTTTATAGTCTTTCAATAATTCCTTTTTACGCGCTTTGTCCATTATAACCACCTTTTTAACAAATCGAAACTACTGCGTGGCCCTTCGCTTCTAGCACTTTTTTATAGAACACCTTCATCTGCTCGAAGTCATGGAGAAGCTCATCTATGATTTCCTCCTCTTCTTCGTCATAGTCCCAAATATTTGGGTATAACTCAGCCTCTTTACAGGCTTTCATATCGAAAGATTCGAGTGCTTGATCCATATCAAACTGCTCTAGAGCCACTACGATATCAGCTATTTGAGAATGTTCCGTATAGGCCATATAGTCTGATAAATCCTCTATAGACGTTACACCAAGCACAGCTTGACTAAGTGGATTATCATCTATTCTATGATCAGTACTCACACCAGTAAGCACGAAGTGAAGGACATCCCACATCTTATCGATGTCAAGCAATAACTCGTCCTCATCGCGCCACTCTTCAACGGTTTCAAAAAGATCCTTCTTTGATGAGCCTAACCCTTTGAGTTCTTTTAAGCTTTCATCACTTATACAATTATAATTTGCAATGAGTCCCATACTCTAAAACCTCCCTAGATACTCAGTAATCTAAAACTTACATAGTTACTTAGGCATCTATAATCTCCATAAATGCCGAATAATTCGAAGCCTCCACTGATAGTTAGTTCTCTATCTCTGTCAACAATTCTAGCAACGTAACCTCATATTTGTTATTTTTGTCTAACAATGGCTTACATAATAGAAGCACTTGTAAAGAATAGTAGTAAAAACTAAAGAATAGGTCATCTGGAAATACCTCTTCTTCCTCATATCTAAGAATATCTTCGTCTTCATCGTACTCTTCAGACCAAAGATATTCTTCGTTGAGCATATCCTCGAAGTTCGGTAATTGATCTGCATGTTCTAGCATAAGACCATCTCTAATGCACTCAGCAATAATAAGGAATAACTCAGCTAATTCTTCTACTAAATATCTTGCCACCTCATTATGACCTTGTTCTTCAACGGCTTTTTTAAAAATACGTAATAGAAAAATCAACGCGAAGGGCGTAGCATGCCATAAAGTCGATTGATGCTCAATGTTTTGGGCCAGCTCTTCATCTGCCGCATCAATGGCATCAACGTCCTTCATATCCCACAACACCTCAAGATGAGCCGGAAAATCTGTAGCACGGCCGTAAGTTGTGGTCAAACGATGCCAGGGTATATCACTGACTTTCACAGTTTCTATATATGTTTGAGTTGTTACATTCATCGCATCTACTCCCTTTTTTAGCGCAATAATTATTGGTGAACAATATCTTTCACCAATTCATTAGTATCTATCAGGCGAATTCTACCTCTTCTAGGCTCATCTGTAATCTCGGTGTAGATATCGTCCAATGTGCCTGCCGGTGCTAGTTTCCACAGCTTGCACGGATACAGTTCAACAGCCCCAATGATTTCTAAATGGTCTAGCAATAGGCCTAGATCTTTATGATTAAACCAACAGTCGGTATCGATACCGAAATTTGTATTATCTTTACGACAGGAAATTTGACTATTTAAAAAATCATCCATACTAGGTTTGTACGCTTGTAAAAGTCTTGTACAGGCCAAATGGTACTCGATTTTCCGCGGTGATTGATCCACGTCAGATACAAAAATAGCTCCATACGGTTCTACCGCCCAGCTTTCAACATTCCATAATGTCATTAATTCCGATTTTCTCATTAGGATGCTCCATTAACTGATTATCCTGCAATATCTGCATCAACAGGGTTCCCATCCGCATCAATATGGGCTATGATACAGTGTCCCCAGAATATATCGTCGTCGTCATAATAGACCTCTATGGTGCCATCGTTACGAAACGCCAATTCGCCCATCGTAATACGCTTGGCAAATACGTCTGATGTAATCGGATCCTGGTCATCATTGTCGAGCCAATCATTAGCGAGTTCTAGCAATTTTTCACTAATATATGCACTAATTCGTTGTTCAAATTCTTTGAAATTATCGATTGTATTGAAAGCAGCCAATGCTACGGTGCAGTTTTCATCAGAGCCCTCATCCACATCAAGGGTGAAAGCATAATCATCAATTCTAGATGTATAGTATTGATACTCTCGATTTAACAAAAAGTCACTCCTGTCGGTATGAAGGTATTTTGGGGTTTTCAAATAAGCTGACAATGCCTCTAACTCGCTATGTTTAGCATGTTCCTCTAACACCTCAAGCACATAATAGCGATTATTCCAAGAAGGGCGCATATAGCCTAAATCCTTTATAGGTTTTGCTTTCTTAACTGACAATTTGTAGACCCCATGAGGCTCAAAAGAATAACCCCATCTATCTTCAAGACCATCAATAATCCACGTCAAAATGCCTTCGCTACGGTCAAGTACTCCAGTTCGAGTATCTAGAATAGCATCGGTGGACACCAGTGGTCTATGGTACTTATCCAAATAAGGACTAGCCCCATTCGCATCACTGCGCGGCAATGCATAGATTTCAAACTCTTCCGATTCAAACTCTGCTTCATATTCTGGTAGACGTACAATACTCATATGACTCTCTCCTATTCATCACATTTTACGGTACAAACTATTTACAGTTTAGAACTCCATCCTTTATAGATGATGCCATAGTATAATTGCTTCTATAACATTAAAATGTTCTGTTGTATCACAAGCGTTCAGCTACATCGATTCTATGTAATAGTTCTTTTCCTAGTTCTTTGGCTGTTTTGAATTCCTCATTTGAAAGCACCATAAGTACAAAGCTATCGGTTCCAATATCCATGCCTGCTAACGTATAGTTTGCCCACGTAGAATTAAGACCAGCACTCCAGTCCATGATACATTGATCTTCATCTAATCCTGCTATATCAATAGTTAGATTTTCGCAAGTATCTAAAGACTTGTTACGTATTAATTTCTGTACATTATGAATAAAATCCTCTAGTTCGCACTTACAGCTTAGCTCTACGGCATATCCTTTAGATACTAGTTTCTCATAGAGGTTCCACCAACTATCTTCTAAAGCTTCCATGGAGCGCAACTTAGCCTCGGTCATAAAAGATTTAGCTTGTTTAGCATCACCTAGCAACAACGTTGCTAACTCTGTAAATGTCAGTTTCATCTGATCGATATCTAGATACGCTACTTCTACACACAAACTACAATCAGGTACTCTGCGTTTTTTCACAAAGGCCCGCATCATCTTCACCGCATCAGGATAACTTACAACATCCATACGATAGGTCTTGCCATCTAGATCTAAGAATAAATCTACTGCATCCTGCGTTTTACCTACACGTGCTTTCATGGCTGTACATCCATCGATAGCATGAGGTGGGTATACCTCCACGTACATAGAAAATCCATCATGCATAGCCTTTAATGTATTATCTATCCCAACTATGTTAAAACCGTTCCGATTATAATCAGGGCTCTTCAAACGCCATTCTTCATAGTTATCGAAGAGTTTTTCTTGAATCCAATTGTAAAAGCTCATATATACTCTCCATTATATATACCGTTTACATATACTTTAATTATCTAAATTATATCATTATTAACAAGTAATCCGTATAAAGCCTAAAGCGTACCTATAAAAAAGGAAGTTAGCCCCTAAGGGATAACTTCCTTTTTTATAAAATATAATAGGTATCAAAGTCTTACTACTGAGTAACAATATCAAAATGATCGCTAACAATCTTATTTAGTTGTGACGAAATTTCAGAAAATTCACAGTTCAGATCTAACGTTTTTACACTTATCTTATTACCACTCATCATATATGTATTATTAGGTTGAATTTCATCATCCGTCTTAGCATAAAGTAACAAACCCGACACATTACATGAAGTCGTTTTCAAATGATAGGATTGATTTTTGACATATGTAAAAATCTGATAAAGATTATGTGAGTGTATCTTATATGTATCATATCGCATCTGGGTATTACGAGAATAATACTTAGCATCGATAATAAGTACTTTATCATTATAGGTAAGCATAATATCAGTTTTCATAATAGGAAGCATATATATTTCACTATCATCAATTGCCCATTTTATTTCTGATGAACTAACTGATATCTGTGGATAATGTCTACGGTAATATTCAAAGATAAACTTCTCATATAGATGATGCATTGGTTGTTCATCTAAAAAACCCATTAACCGCTTCGAACCATCAGAAGTAGACTGTAATAGCCCCTTAATAATCATATGACATATAGAAACTAGCATCTGATATGTTCGATTATTACGATTATAATACATATTCCAATTAATATTATTAACATCAATAGAGCTTACGTCGCTAAAGTAAACTAATAATCTACGAAGTTCCTTTTTTCGATTTTTAGAAATGTCTGATCGAATAAGTAATTCTATGGTTGATTTGATGATTCTATTCATATAGATATTTTCTGAAAAAATATCATAAGAGCAAACTAAGTGATTTTTATATATACAATTAGTTTTTATAGATTCTGACAATTCAAATCGTCCACGAGGTGAGCACAATGGTTCGGTTCGTTCTAAATACCCTCGTCCAACTCCACGCTTTATCTGAACAGAAACTCCTTTTGATAGAATTGAGGCTAACATGTCTGATACATTATCAAATTCTTCAACAGATACCTGCTTATAGCCTTTAGGATTTAGTACTTGGAAAGCATAAGATAACATATAGTAAATATTTTGAATAGGTATCACTGAATAGCACTCCTTAAATTATTGCTCCATTCGATTACCATATCTGTATCATCAAACCAATACTCTTTTAAAAGAGGAATTAGTTCAAACTCAACAAGCCTTGTAAGCGCTGAATCTAACTCGTTGTCTTCTACTTGATCTAAATCACAAAAATAGCTATGCCCTAAGCAAAATCCTGTACCTAGTGTTTCATCTTTTTTAATTATCAAATTAAGATTCTTAATACATTCTATCAATTTATCAAACTTGGCATTATTAAGTTTATATTGATATTCCTTAAAACCATCAGACTCAAAAGCAGGCTCAAGCTCATAGAAAGCAAATCGTCTTCTGAGCGCATAATCTAGCATGGCTAAACTACGATCAGCAGTATTCATCATACCAATTATATAAACGTTCTCTGGAATAGAAAATTTCTCATCAGCATACAGTAGCTGTAATTCTACACCTCTTTTATCACTTTCAAGAAGCATAAATAATTCGCCAAAAATTTTACTTAAATTACCACGATTAATTTCATCAATAATAAAGAAATATGCATTATCACTATCAATTTTAGCCATTTTACAGAAATCATAGAACACACCATGCTTAAGCTCAAAGCCATTTTCGGATGGTCGAAATCCCATTATAAAATCTTCATACGAATAACTTTGGTGAAACTGTACCATCATAACACGATTAGGATCTTTTACCCCCATCATAGAGTAAGCTAGACGTTTCGCAGCAAATGTCTTACCCACACCAGGTGCACCTTGTAATATAACATTTTTCTTAGTCTCAACAAGTGATACCAGTGTATTATAACTTTCATCATTCATATAGACAGAGTCAAGGAATCGATCCTTATCATATGTAGGGTAACTTGTTTCTATCGTTTCAACATCATCCAACATATCACTATCGAAAAAAAGATTTAGCTGTTCAACATAATCTGTAAATGATGTAATATCAGTTAAAGTTTTCATAGGTGATTGTCTTGAGCATTTCCATTCACCCCGATCAGTCCACTCCACTTTACGTATATTTTTAAATTCTTTTCGTTGAGGGTCATATATATAATCAGATTTTACAATTCCCCGACCGATAATTAGATGCATACCATTCTTCGCGAATACAATATCTCCCGGTTTCATTTCATTAGCGAATTCCCATGTAGCACAGGCTGAATGAATATAGGACCTAAAGGGATCATAAAATTTATTCATTACTTGCTTTATTTCATCTTTACTATTATAGTTACGCAAATCACCTATCGCATCCCAGCCTATAGCCATAATATTATTGTCATAACATTCATCCCAAATTTTGGCGCCTTTACCAGGAGAATAGATCCAGTAATGTATTGTTTCTATATCATCATCAGCTAAAGCAGCCCCTTTAGCTTTAGTCTTTCTTTGTTTTTTGTCAGCACGATTTTGACGATTAACTTCCTCTGAGTACCTCCACGCTTCAAAACTTAACTCCACAAAATTTTTAAAGGTACTCTGATTACTAGCCAAAAATTCACGTAATTTATCAACTATCTCAAAATATTTAGATGATGAAATTTTATCTTCAACAATTGGAAGGCTATTAACTAAATCATCCGGCATCTTGCCTGACTCATAAATGTACCACGTATTTCTCTGATCTAAATTTAGAAAATGAGTTGGTGCAATCCAGTATAACCCCATAGTAATCTTACTATTTCCATTACCCTTTTTATTAATAGCTAAGTCGAAATACTGGAATAGCGTCAAAATATTTTTTGAATTCGAAT
This window contains:
- a CDS encoding DUF2262 domain-containing protein, whose amino-acid sequence is MSIVRLPEYEAEFESEEFEIYALPRSDANGASPYLDKYHRPLVSTDAILDTRTGVLDRSEGILTWIIDGLEDRWGYSFEPHGVYKLSVKKAKPIKDLGYMRPSWNNRYYVLEVLEEHAKHSELEALSAYLKTPKYLHTDRSDFLLNREYQYYTSRIDDYAFTLDVDEGSDENCTVALAAFNTIDNFKEFEQRISAYISEKLLELANDWLDNDDQDPITSDVFAKRITMGELAFRNDGTIEVYYDDDDIFWGHCIIAHIDADGNPVDADIAG
- a CDS encoding AAA family ATPase codes for the protein MNSINQFDWIVFYREFANTLLQYKNNRGILIEKVEKIYELTGIDMPTLDRNKQLVDIDPFTIFGLFNKSSMTVDNRNKIIAAVANLFDIKAPIPTSFDGIPLLNNQNATYYYFIDERDEDDIDTLWGLYESALMYANDSNSKNILTLFQYFDLAINKKGNGNSKITMGLYWIAPTHFLNLDQRNTWYIYESGKMPDDLVNSLPIVEDKISSSKYFEIVDKLREFLASNQSTFKNFVELSFEAWRYSEEVNRQNRADKKQRKTKAKGAALADDDIETIHYWIYSPGKGAKIWDECYDNNIMAIGWDAIGDLRNYNSKDEIKQVMNKFYDPFRSYIHSACATWEFANEMKPGDIVFAKNGMHLIIGRGIVKSDYIYDPQRKEFKNIRKVEWTDRGEWKCSRQSPMKTLTDITSFTDYVEQLNLFFDSDMLDDVETIETSYPTYDKDRFLDSVYMNDESYNTLVSLVETKKNVILQGAPGVGKTFAAKRLAYSMMGVKDPNRVMMVQFHQSYSYEDFIMGFRPSENGFELKHGVFYDFCKMAKIDSDNAYFFIIDEINRGNLSKIFGELFMLLESDKRGVELQLLYADEKFSIPENVYIIGMMNTADRSLAMLDYALRRRFAFYELEPAFESDGFKEYQYKLNNAKFDKLIECIKNLNLIIKKDETLGTGFCLGHSYFCDLDQVEDNELDSALTRLVEFELIPLLKEYWFDDTDMVIEWSNNLRSAIQ
- a CDS encoding DUF6630 family protein; amino-acid sequence: MSFYNWIQEKLFDNYEEWRLKSPDYNRNGFNIVGIDNTLKAMHDGFSMYVEVYPPHAIDGCTAMKARVGKTQDAVDLFLDLDGKTYRMDVVSYPDAVKMMRAFVKKRRVPDCSLCVEVAYLDIDQMKLTFTELATLLLGDAKQAKSFMTEAKLRSMEALEDSWWNLYEKLVSKGYAVELSCKCELEDFIHNVQKLIRNKSLDTCENLTIDIAGLDEDQCIMDWSAGLNSTWANYTLAGMDIGTDSFVLMVLSNEEFKTAKELGKELLHRIDVAERL
- a CDS encoding DUF2695 domain-containing protein is translated as MDKARKKELLKDYKAKEKQSFQDSLPMDEELFWNLFDYVDEKLETNDGCDHSLTFTREFLEKQKVDVESVLDWIVNEGGGCDCEVLYNVEERFEE
- the mcrC gene encoding 5-methylcytosine-specific restriction endonuclease system specificity protein McrC encodes the protein MLSYAFQVLNPKGYKQVSVEEFDNVSDMLASILSKGVSVQIKRGVGRGYLERTEPLCSPRGRFELSESIKTNCIYKNHLVCSYDIFSENIYMNRIIKSTIELLIRSDISKNRKKELRRLLVYFSDVSSIDVNNINWNMYYNRNNRTYQMLVSICHMIIKGLLQSTSDGSKRLMGFLDEQPMHHLYEKFIFEYYRRHYPQISVSSSEIKWAIDDSEIYMLPIMKTDIMLTYNDKVLIIDAKYYSRNTQMRYDTYKIHSHNLYQIFTYVKNQSYHLKTTSCNVSGLLLYAKTDDEIQPNNTYMMSGNKISVKTLDLNCEFSEISSQLNKIVSDHFDIVTQ
- a CDS encoding YfbM family protein codes for the protein MGLIANYNCISDESLKELKGLGSSKKDLFETVEEWRDEDELLLDIDKMWDVLHFVLTGVSTDHRIDDNPLSQAVLGVTSIEDLSDYMAYTEHSQIADIVVALEQFDMDQALESFDMKACKEAELYPNIWDYDEEEEEIIDELLHDFEQMKVFYKKVLEAKGHAVVSIC
- a CDS encoding NAD(P)H-dependent oxidoreductase — protein: MNILIIYTYPNHQSFNSTILKVVQQNLSKDHNVNTLDLYEEQFDPILRFDDTHKRRDLSTVPDIEKYRNLITWADHIIFIYPIWWGGMPAMLKGFIDRVFTAGFAYSYGKRGLIGHLQGKSAWIITTHNTPAFLTPFIQDYGKVLKNQVLKSCGIKPVTHTQLAGTENSSDEKRRRFLDKIANIARSI